The Phycisphaerae bacterium DNA window CGGTTAATCCCAACACAATCGTTGTCGTCTTCAGCGGACCGCAAGTTGGTATGAGCGGCTGGATAGACAATGTATCAGCTGTAATACAGGCGTGGTACCCGGGTCAGGAATGCGGCAACGCGGCGGCGAACATACTTTTCGGCAGGGAAAATCCATCAGGCAAATTGCCTGTTACGTTTATTAAAAACTGGGAGGATAGCCCCTGCTATTCAAATTATCCGGGCAATGTCTACACCGAAGGCATCTTTGTCGGCTACCGCTACTTCGACCACGCAAACGTCGAACCTCTATTCCCCTTCGGCTTCGGGTTATCATATACGACTTTCGCGTACAGCGACCTTGTTATCGACACAAGCTCATTGGCATCGAATGGAACCTTTACAGTATCTTTGAATGTTCAGAACATCGGTCAAAAAGCAGGCAGCGAAGTCGTACAGCTTTACGTTTCTGATATTGTCAGTTCAGTACCCAGACCTCCTAAAGAACTCAAGTCGTTTGAAAAGGTTTATTTGCAGCCGGGCGAAAGTAAACCCGTCACATTTACTCTCGATAAAAACGCATTATCTTTTTACGACGTTGCCAATAGTCGATGGTATGCCGAACCGGGAACGTTTGAAGTGCAGATAGGAAGCAGTTCAAGAGATATCAGGCTTTCCGGCACTTTCGAATTGTTCTAACAATTGAAACTACGGAACTCGAACCTGTTCGTCGCCATGCTTCATTGGAATATATAAGTCCTGTGGAATATGAGAAAATAAGCGAAAATGAGCGGAAACAGGTAGCATAAATTCAAACATCGAGTGTCTGCCATTCGTTTAGCACCTCAGGGTATATCCCAATGGGTTTGCAGCATCCGCACCTTACTTGTAATTGCTTGCAAAATAAAGAGTTATATTAATTTTAAATATCTAAAACCACCCCTATTTTACACCCTACTGTGTAATAATTACGGTTTCAATTGTTTATCATAAAAGTGCAGGATTTTGAAGAATATTTTAACATGTAAGAGGAAAAGCGAAAAATATTGATGTTTTTAAACGGTACTGATATTCTATGTGGCCATATTCGAAATGTAAGATATAATCTGGCAAAGGATTTTAGAATTTTTTTGAAGGAAGTTGAAAATGAAACAAATAATCGTACTGGTCGTTATCGCAATAGTCGGACTCGGAGCCGGAGCTACAGGCGGTATAATGATAACAAACGCAAAGAGCAAAGCAGTAATCGCAGATATGCAGGCAAAGATGCAGCAGTCAGAAACAGCGTCACAGGAAAAAATGCGTAATTACGAACGCATTGTAATTAGTTTAAATAACCAGCTCCAACAGGCCAATGTTGAGATTGAAAAACTTAAAACCCCTGCCCCGGCCGCGGAGGAAACAATAATCGCCACAGCAGAGAATGAAAATACAGCCGCTGCACCGGCCGAGAGTTCCATCCCGGGGACTACAACACTATACACCATAAAAAGCGGCGACAGTCTTTGGAGCATCGCCCAAAAGCAGCTCGGTAACGGCGACCGCTTCAAAGAAATACTCAAACTGAATCCCAAGATTTCAGCCAAGAGCAATCTTACTATTGGTACCCAGTTGAAGATTCCCGCCAAATAAAATCCAAAGGTACAAAAGGGAACAGCTATGATAAAAGCAATGGCACATATCTGCGTCTCGACAAAGGACCTGGACAAGACAGAAGAGTTTTACTGTTCCTGTCTTGGACTGACAAAGAAATTCAGCTTTATTCGAGACGGTAAAGTCTTCGGTTTCTATCTCCAAATCAATAAGAATAATTTTATCGAAATTTTCCATGCCGACTCTGTTTCTTCCGACAAAGACCCCGTAATCAAACATTTTTGCCTCGAAGTAGATGATATCGACAAGGCAATCGAGAAAATAAGAAGTTGCGGCGTTACCATTTCTGACAAAAAAACCGGCAGCGATAATTCATGGCAGGCCTGGCTTACCGACCCCAACGGCATTAATATAGAACTCCATCAATACACAGATAAAAGCAGCCAGCTAACCGGAAACGATTGTATCGTAAAAGAAAAATGGTAGCAGGATTTTATATCTGAAAAGACGTGGAAGTTCCGCTGCAAGGTATCTTTCGAATGTTTTCCCCGCTTGCATTTTTTTTGCAAATACTCACGTAAACTTCCTTTCTTAACAATCTTTCCTAAAATACCCCTGTTGTAAAAATTTTTACTGACTTCTCATCCTGTAATCATAAAAGCAAGACAGGTAAAAATATTTGTGGATTTTTGGAAATAAAACCATTGCCAGTGACAACTGTATGGCACCGGGGAGAAAAATAATTTTAGAATAATCTTGAAAATAAATATCAATAGCAGTTAAATTTATTTCGAGAAGAGTCGGATGAGAGTGTTGGATTCATCCGGCAAACGTATATTTAGAGAATAAAGAGAACAAGGATGTTTTGTGTGCGTTTAGAATAAATAGTTTACACAACTATGTTTGGAGGAGATTATGCGTTCAGTTCTTTTGTCGCCAATTAAAAGATTGCTCAATATTTTATTTTTAGACGTATTCTTAATTTCTCAATTCTATTTACACAATCACAATAGGAGATTTTTGCAATGAATAAGAAATTTGTCTTTAAATTCGCAGTTATTGTTTTTTTGTTGTCTTTGCAGGCTTTCGTACACGCCGGGGAACCAGCGGTATCCTTAATAACGAGCAGAGATAAAATCTATAATTTTATCGATTCCGGTAAATTCTCCGAAGCTGCGACAGTGACGGAGAAGCTTATCGCAGACAACTCAAACGAGCCGTCTTTGCCAAAAACAATCTCCAATGTCGCAGATTACCATGCCAAACGATACGACTATGTCAGAGCCAGGGGATTGTATAATCGGCTGATTCAATTATATCCGCAGGACAAATGCGCAGAAGAAGCCGAGCTTAAAATGATAAAGCTCGACATTTTGGCAATGAAAGACGCCGGCAAGGAGGAAATGGCGAATGATGCTATAGAACAGTTGATAGCAAATAATTCAGGGAAACCTTATTTCGCCGGGGCCATTTATGATATTGCCCGTGAATACAGCAGGAGTCGTCAGTTCGATAAATCAAAAGATTTATACCAGAGAATGATTAAGCTCTGCCCGCAGGACAAGTTCGCAAATAAAGCAAAGACCGAACTGATGAAAGACGAGATTTACACAAAATTCGAAGATGGGAATTATTACAACATCAGTGATTTGCTACAAAATACAGCAAATTCGGACAGCGATAGTATGGCGGAAGTGCTTTATACGGCGGCCAAGAAATATACAGAAAAGTCCGAATATGAAAAATCCAAAGTTTTATGCAGCCAAATTATTCAAACCTATCCTGATAATAAATACAGCCGAAGAGCGGAATTCTGGCTTACGAAAAACAATATTTTGGAAAAGATTTGCATCAGCGATTTAGTTCCAGCAGATGACCTGACAGATAAACTCATAACAGAATATTCGCAGGATGCAGAAACACCTGAGGTTTTATATGATGCCGCAGAATATTATGTTAAATGCCGTAATTATGAACGTGCAAAGAAATTATATTCACGCCTGGCATCTCTTTATCCCGAGAACTCATATTCGTTTAACGCCTATAAGGAAGTTTCGGCAATCGATATCAGAGCGAAAATAAATGCGGGAGAATACGAGTCGGCCTACAAGGAACTCGAACAATTCATAGATAAGTACGGGAAGGATTCAACTACAGCCAGAATATTATACTCTCTTGATAATTACTGCTGGGAAAAATGTTTGGGCAGCAACAACTACAACCAAGTAATTCCAATTTTAGAGCTGATTTGCGATAAGCTTGGCGAATGCAATCACTACGATACAAGCGTAAATCCAAAGCTGATTTGTGACACTGCAAAAATATGCGGAAAGATTGCGGAAGGTAAATTAGAACAAGCTCAAAACGATACAGCAAAACTCAAATTGAACTACACCAACAAAGATAATCTTCCTTTGGCATTTTACTTTATCACCAAAGAATTTTTTAAACGGGGATATGCAGAGCATGCCGAGGTAATGTGCGGAGAAATCATAAAACTTGGCGCAAATAGATATGTTATATATTGCGACCTAATAAAATACAGTTTAAACGTCAGGTCGTGTCTGGAGAAAAATGATTTGGCCGGCGCAAAACAGGTATTTAATCAATTCAAAACAAAGTACTCAAATTCGCCATTCGCGGAAAAAGGTCTTATCGACTTAGTCGCTGAGTTTTACGATAAAGGGTTGCGATGTGAAGGAGAAAACGGAGATGCTTATTTTAAGGAAGCAATAAAATTGTGCCAGGCAGAAAAGCTGACCGAATCTGTCGATCCGGCCGGGAAGATTCGAATTTATAAAATGCTCGGTGACAGTTTCCTGAGAACAGGCGAATATGTTAAATCGGCGGACTACTTTCAAAGGATTTTGGAATTGTATCCTGACAGCGGTTATGCCTGGAATACACAATTTATGACAGCCCAGGTTTATGAAAATATGCGCCGGGCAAAAATTATATCCGGAAATGAGGCTGACGGCAAAATCAGAATTGCCTATCAGCGGCTGCTCGAACGGTATCCAAATTGCAAGGCTGCGCCAATAGCCCGGAAATGGCTGGAAAATCATAATTAAAAAAAGGAACGCTCAAATGAAAATTTATAGAGGATTATTAAAATTTTTCCCGGTTTTCATCATTTTAATTTTATTGCCTGTAAGTCTGCTTGCGTGCGGGGACGGAGACAGCGGCGGCGGCAGCAGCGGTAATCCGCCTGCAGCCGACAGTCCGGACCAGCAACAGGACAACAGTGAGGACCCGAATTCAAAAACGGAAGACCCCGCAATGAGTCAAAATAAGAAGGCCGACCCCGTCAATGTCTCGACAGGAAGATTTGTCTATTCAGCAACTGATTTGGTTGTTAAAGGCAGAAAGCTCGATGTTGTGATTCAGAGGTCTTATCAGAATGATTTTACAATTTCAGGAACGGTCTATTTTACAGGAAATGCTTATGACCCAGATGGCGGCAGTATTGTTGAATATTCCTGGTATTTACCCGATGAAGCTTATGATATCAACGGTGCAACAACAGTTGCGCTAAGCTGTAAATTCACGGTACCCGGCACATATCACTGCGCATATAGAGCAAAAAACAATAATAACATCTGGTCAACAACCACACATTTCGATGCCATAGTCAGTCCGGACGTTAAAACGTCCCGTTTCGGATACAACTGGGATATGAATTACAATTTGAGAGCAGCCGAGGTCAATGAAACATCCATTACCTTTTTCAACGGCCAGCTATGCCGATTAATTTATAATAAAATTAACGGTTCGAATCCCGCCAAATATATCAATACAACAAACATTTCAAATTACTTTCTAAAAGAAGCCGGCTTATTTACATTATATGAAAAATACGGGATGAAATATAAATTCGATTCCGACGGCTGTCTTTGGCGAATAGAAGACGCTTTGGGCAACGCTATCAGTTTTTCCTACACCGGAACCGGCCCATTAAAACAATTAACCACGATAACAGATGATTTAAACCGAAATATCAACTTAAACTATAACTCAGATGGTCTGCTTTGGAAGATAACAGCTTTTGACGGAATAGTATGGGAGTACGGCTATAACGACAATACCCATAATCTGACCTCGGTAAAAAATCCCGCTGATTTTGTAACGGCATATAATTATGACAGCAGGCACAATCTTACATCAATTACTGACCCCAACGGCCAAACATGGCTCGTAAATACTTATGATTCCAATGACAGAGTTATTCATCAGAAATACGGTGACGGTTATTATGATTTTACCTATGAACCCCAGTACAATCTTACTATGGTAAAAGACCGCACGGATGTTAACAGCCTTAATTTTTATGATGACAGCAACAACATAATCAGCAATATCATATACAATGAAAACAAACAAGGCTGTTCCGCTTACTCTGCAAGAGAGTCTAAACTTATTTCTTACTGGGCGTTAGATGAGGATTTGACTTCTTCCGACTGCGGCTGTGAAAATCCCGCCATAATCACAAACGTAACCCAACTGCAGAATATAAAAAATAATCTTAGCGGCTGTTATGTCCTCGGCTGCGATATCGACGCATCTTCGACCGCAGGCGGCGCAGGTTTTGAGCCAATCGGAACTGCTTCCAATCCTTTTACAGGCTGCTTTGATGGAAGAGGCCATACGATAGACGGTCTTTTTATCAACAGGCCGACTACTGATTATGTCGGATTATTCGGCAAAATAAGTACCGGAGCAATTAAAAATCTTGATTTGACAAACATCGATATTACCGGACAAAATTACGTCGGAGGACTGGTTGGCTATTGTAATTCAGGTGCCATTGTTAAATGTTCCACATCAGGAACAGTATCAGGTTCGACCGATGTAAACCCGCCGAGCTACACCTTAAACCCGCAATATGGCGTATGGACGGTTGTACCCTATGCCTGGCATGAGCCTCCTCCATATGATTTTTATTGGCACCATACTATGACGGCGGTTACGGCTTCGGATCAAAGCGGGCCGGTTGAGTATCGTTTCATATCCGTTTCCGGCGGCGGAAAAAACAGCGGTTGGATTACAAGCCCAACCTATACGACTTCGGCAATGCTGGCGGCAGAACATAGTGTTTACAAGGCTGAAATACGAGACCAGGCAGGAAATTATGTAGAATCTTCCTTAGTGTTTACATATCATACTTTGTACCCTCCATACGGGTGCGTTACACCCTGCAACTGCTTTAGCGGCTGTCTACATTCGGCGGGAAAAGCTGTTTGCGGCGGACTTGCGGGTTATAACAAAGGCAATTTGTCACAATGTTATTCACTTGCGGATGTTTTAGGAAACGATGGGGTTGGCGGACTGGTCGGCAAAAATGACAGCGGCGGTTCGGCGGAAAATTGTTACTCAGCCAGTTCAGTATCAGGCACAAATAATGTCGGCGGTTTTTGCGGAACAAACAGCGGAACTATAACTTCCTGCTATTACGATTCCCAGATTTCCGGCCAATCTGATACCGGCAAAGGCACTGGAAAAACCACAGCCGAGATGATGCAGAAATCCACTTTCAGTAATTGGGATTTTGAATACATCTGGGACATCGATGAAAACAACAGTTATCCATATTTAGCTCCGGGAATATCGATAACCGATTCAGTCGGGCAAAATAACGGCAAGGCATATCAGCCCATTTCGGCAGCAGGCAAAGTTGGCGGAGCTTTGAGGTTTAACGGCGACGGCGACAGCATACGCGTTAAAGATGACGACATCCTTGATTTGAACAAATTTTCCATCTCTGTATGGATATATAAAGAAGCCGATACAGATTACGCAGGAATAGTTTCCAAATGCGATACCAGTTCAACAGATGGCTATAATTTTGATTTACGAGAAAACACAAGCGGCAAAATCGAGATTCGATTCTATACAGGTTCGACATTAGAAAGTGTTATCAGTGATAATGCAGTCTCAACGGGACAATGGCACTACATAGCCGCAACCTGCAACAGCAATACCTTGCAGTTGTTCATCGACGGACAGGAAGCAGGGTCCGCCGATTTTATCGCAGGGCCGCCAAACACCGGCACAAAAGATTTTTATATCGGTGCTGCCTTTAACAACGGCGATATCGATATAAACAGGAGCTTTGACGGCATAATCGATGAAGTAAAAATTTACGGCAGGACTCTGACCGAATATGAAATACAAAGACTTTATGAATTTGACGGCTGTTACGTTACAGATTACGAGCTTGACTCCAATAGAAATATTATAAGAATAATAAATCCTGCCGGCAATTGCACCGACCTGAAATACGATTCAAAAGGCAATGTTCTAAGTACCTGCCTGAAATCAAATCCCAGCATCAATGAACCGAATATTACCGCTCGTTATACTTATGATGAAAACTTCAGTCTTGTAAATACTATTACGGACGCCAGGGGAAATGTAACAATCTTTAATTACAACCAGTCAAACGGCAATCTCGAAAGCATCGCCCTGCCGCAGGTCCCAACGCCGGACGGCAACCAAAGCCCTGTTATCAGCTTTACATATAACAGCTTCGGCCAGGTTGAAACCGCTGCCGCTCCGGATGGAATTGTTACAAGATATGTTTACTATCCCGCAATGGACATCAATGACCCGAATTGCGGCAGACTCTGGAAAGCGATTGTCGATACGGATGAAACCGAAGGTCTTAATATAACGACCGAATATAAATACGATAAACAGGGAAACGTTATTGAAATAAAAGATGCCAATAATCAGATTACCAAATTCGCATATAATCAGCTTAACCTGCTGACGCAAATTACCGCACCATTAAATACTGTTACTAATTACGCCTATACCTCGAATAAAATGCTTACACAGGTAACAAACGTCAGAGCAGACGCCAACGACCAGATTGAAAACTATCATTATAATATTCTCGATGACCTTGCATACACCGTCAATCCTTTGGGCAATCGCACCGATTTCAGTTACGACAAAGGGCAAAATTTAAAATCTGTTACCGATGCGGAAGACAATATTACACGATACAAATATGATATCAGGGGACTTGTATGGGAGGCAAATGATGCGAACAA harbors:
- a CDS encoding LysM domain-containing protein, with the protein product MKQIIVLVVIAIVGLGAGATGGIMITNAKSKAVIADMQAKMQQSETASQEKMRNYERIVISLNNQLQQANVEIEKLKTPAPAAEETIIATAENENTAAAPAESSIPGTTTLYTIKSGDSLWSIAQKQLGNGDRFKEILKLNPKISAKSNLTIGTQLKIPAK
- a CDS encoding VOC family protein; this encodes MIKAMAHICVSTKDLDKTEEFYCSCLGLTKKFSFIRDGKVFGFYLQINKNNFIEIFHADSVSSDKDPVIKHFCLEVDDIDKAIEKIRSCGVTISDKKTGSDNSWQAWLTDPNGINIELHQYTDKSSQLTGNDCIVKEKW
- a CDS encoding tetratricopeptide repeat protein, which codes for MNKKFVFKFAVIVFLLSLQAFVHAGEPAVSLITSRDKIYNFIDSGKFSEAATVTEKLIADNSNEPSLPKTISNVADYHAKRYDYVRARGLYNRLIQLYPQDKCAEEAELKMIKLDILAMKDAGKEEMANDAIEQLIANNSGKPYFAGAIYDIAREYSRSRQFDKSKDLYQRMIKLCPQDKFANKAKTELMKDEIYTKFEDGNYYNISDLLQNTANSDSDSMAEVLYTAAKKYTEKSEYEKSKVLCSQIIQTYPDNKYSRRAEFWLTKNNILEKICISDLVPADDLTDKLITEYSQDAETPEVLYDAAEYYVKCRNYERAKKLYSRLASLYPENSYSFNAYKEVSAIDIRAKINAGEYESAYKELEQFIDKYGKDSTTARILYSLDNYCWEKCLGSNNYNQVIPILELICDKLGECNHYDTSVNPKLICDTAKICGKIAEGKLEQAQNDTAKLKLNYTNKDNLPLAFYFITKEFFKRGYAEHAEVMCGEIIKLGANRYVIYCDLIKYSLNVRSCLEKNDLAGAKQVFNQFKTKYSNSPFAEKGLIDLVAEFYDKGLRCEGENGDAYFKEAIKLCQAEKLTESVDPAGKIRIYKMLGDSFLRTGEYVKSADYFQRILELYPDSGYAWNTQFMTAQVYENMRRAKIISGNEADGKIRIAYQRLLERYPNCKAAPIARKWLENHN
- a CDS encoding LamG-like jellyroll fold domain-containing protein; translation: MKIYRGLLKFFPVFIILILLPVSLLACGDGDSGGGSSGNPPAADSPDQQQDNSEDPNSKTEDPAMSQNKKADPVNVSTGRFVYSATDLVVKGRKLDVVIQRSYQNDFTISGTVYFTGNAYDPDGGSIVEYSWYLPDEAYDINGATTVALSCKFTVPGTYHCAYRAKNNNNIWSTTTHFDAIVSPDVKTSRFGYNWDMNYNLRAAEVNETSITFFNGQLCRLIYNKINGSNPAKYINTTNISNYFLKEAGLFTLYEKYGMKYKFDSDGCLWRIEDALGNAISFSYTGTGPLKQLTTITDDLNRNINLNYNSDGLLWKITAFDGIVWEYGYNDNTHNLTSVKNPADFVTAYNYDSRHNLTSITDPNGQTWLVNTYDSNDRVIHQKYGDGYYDFTYEPQYNLTMVKDRTDVNSLNFYDDSNNIISNIIYNENKQGCSAYSARESKLISYWALDEDLTSSDCGCENPAIITNVTQLQNIKNNLSGCYVLGCDIDASSTAGGAGFEPIGTASNPFTGCFDGRGHTIDGLFINRPTTDYVGLFGKISTGAIKNLDLTNIDITGQNYVGGLVGYCNSGAIVKCSTSGTVSGSTDVNPPSYTLNPQYGVWTVVPYAWHEPPPYDFYWHHTMTAVTASDQSGPVEYRFISVSGGGKNSGWITSPTYTTSAMLAAEHSVYKAEIRDQAGNYVESSLVFTYHTLYPPYGCVTPCNCFSGCLHSAGKAVCGGLAGYNKGNLSQCYSLADVLGNDGVGGLVGKNDSGGSAENCYSASSVSGTNNVGGFCGTNSGTITSCYYDSQISGQSDTGKGTGKTTAEMMQKSTFSNWDFEYIWDIDENNSYPYLAPGISITDSVGQNNGKAYQPISAAGKVGGALRFNGDGDSIRVKDDDILDLNKFSISVWIYKEADTDYAGIVSKCDTSSTDGYNFDLRENTSGKIEIRFYTGSTLESVISDNAVSTGQWHYIAATCNSNTLQLFIDGQEAGSADFIAGPPNTGTKDFYIGAAFNNGDIDINRSFDGIIDEVKIYGRTLTEYEIQRLYEFDGCYVTDYELDSNRNIIRIINPAGNCTDLKYDSKGNVLSTCLKSNPSINEPNITARYTYDENFSLVNTITDARGNVTIFNYNQSNGNLESIALPQVPTPDGNQSPVISFTYNSFGQVETAAAPDGIVTRYVYYPAMDINDPNCGRLWKAIVDTDETEGLNITTEYKYDKQGNVIEIKDANNQITKFAYNQLNLLTQITAPLNTVTNYAYTSNKMLTQVTNVRADANDQIENYHYNILDDLAYTVNPLGNRTDFSYDKGQNLKSVTDAEDNITRYKYDIRGLVWEANDANNNITEYCYNANGLQSAITDANGNTTEYEYDGFDRLIMITYPDGSNETFTYDATSNITSFKNRGNQTITYTYDALNRVRTKTRPGEQTLTYTYDIAGRLRDVKQGTTTLAGYAYDRIGRLKQIDKDNRTVKYDYDIIGRRTKLVYPDDTNVTYEYDALSRLTKINYQGDTIAEYNYDELSRRTLLAYGNDANIVYQYDIGDRLTRITNNTNSGTIDIEYSQYDNVDNSLNMIVNGNESEYFYDKLYQLIGADYAAGFGTDANYYYDAVGNWNRVTAGSTTYYSHNSLNQYTAVGVTSYSYDSKGNLINDGTYKYYYDCENRLTDVNSIANERVAHYNYDFAGRRTEKTTFSGTTVIIKYAYDGDDLIAEYSETGTLIKKYIYGPGIDEPVCMIDAAGGGSKYYYHFDGLGSVVALSNNSGNTIEKYSYDVFGAVTIRDEYGSVVSVSSVANRFMFTGREYDSETGNYCYRARYYKPSIGRFLQTDPIGYADGLNLYAYCNNNPLNFVDPFGLCKETLDKIQTALDIAGIFDPTGIVDLVNAVIYGARGQITNAAVAGIAIMPYVGDTAKAGKYGTKGAKATKAVKEGIYEFTSKSGKPYVGQSKRLLTRIKEHLMKKLKPSQIDNVKVKPMPGSTSLERRIAEQTRINKLGGVDKLENIRNPIRKENWPKYGIDPPK